Proteins found in one Parasteatoda tepidariorum isolate YZ-2023 chromosome 7, CAS_Ptep_4.0, whole genome shotgun sequence genomic segment:
- the LOC107445506 gene encoding SEC14-like protein 2 isoform X7, with protein sequence MLRRSKMIEIEDVTEDERKAIEEFKHKMESEITPFLRQDKSLWYRFLKARDFDLKKAEIMLRKHMSDVKKFQIDEVSISYDPPEGIYDYIDFKCFGFDKDGCPAHYNCMGGTDLKALEAMYEGFKLFQDNYPERIKAIYVLNASVYFYIAFNIIKAILSRAVMKKIFIFGDEGYKEALLEQFDADVLPAFLGGNRTDPDGNPNCNTFIIHDGKVPTEMYRKNRKSKKALANLDGVKKLSLSRSSYSEILINILEEDSQIEWRFEIEARDIGFGLFYRDNSTVETVLEELIPLEKVDTVLAPETGLYQCRKIGTYVILFDNSYSWIRPKELYYTIRILKPNKERYDNL encoded by the exons tttaaacACAAAATGGAATCTGAAATAACGCCCTTTCTACGTCAAGATAAATCGCTGTGGTATCggtttttaaaag ctagAGACTTTGAtctgaaaaaagcggaaatcatGTTACGAAAG CATATGTCTGatgttaagaaatttcaaattgatgAGGTGTCCATAAGTTATGATCCACCTgaa GGCATTTATGATTATATAGATTTCAAATGTTTTGGATTTGATAAAGACGGATGTCCGGCTCATTATAATTGCATGGGAGGAACAGATCTTAAAG CTCTTGAAGCAATGTATGAAGGTTTCAAATTATTCCAAGACAATTATCCAGAAAGAATTAAGgctatttatgttttaaatg cttctgtgtatttttatattgcatttaatatCATTAAGGCGATTCTTTCAAGAGctgtcatgaaaaaaatttttatttttggagacG aGGGATATAAAGAAGCTCTTTTAGAACAATTTGACGCCGATGTTTTACCCGCTTTCCTGGGAGGAAATAGAACAGATCCTGATGGTAATCCCAACTGTAACACATTT attattcATGACGGAAAAGTTCCTACAGAGATGTATCGGAAAAACCGTAAAAGCAAAAAAGCACTTGCTAATCTTGATGGAGTAAAGAAACTGTCACTAAGTCGATCTTCATATTCCGAAATTCTTATTAACATTCTCGAAGAAGATTCGCAAATTGAATGGCGATTCGAAATTGAAGCAAGGGATATAGGTTTCGGTCTATTTTACAGAGACAATTCTACAGTCGAAACAGTTTTAGAAGAGTTGATTCCATTAGAAAAAGTTGATACTGTACTAGCACCTGAAACAGGTCTATACCAATGCCGAAAAATTGGAACAT atgttattttgtttgataattCTTACAGTTGGATACGTCCAAAAGAACTGTACTACACAATTCGTATCTTGAAGCCTAATAAGGAACGATATGATAATctttaa
- the LOC107445506 gene encoding SEC14-like protein 2 isoform X6: MLRRSKMIEIEDVTEDERKAIEEFKHKMESEITPFLRQDKSLWYRFLKARDFDLKKAEIMLRKHMSDVKKFQIDEVSISYDPPEISNVLDLIKTDVRLIIIAWEEQILKLGKVLTQFVFIFDMKGFSLYQASNKEALEAMYEGFKLFQDNYPERIKAIYVLNASVYFYIAFNIIKAILSRAVMKKIFIFGDEGYKEALLEQFDADVLPAFLGGNRTDPDGNPNCNTFIIHDGKVPTEMYRKNRKSKKALANLDGVKKLSLSRSSYSEILINILEEDSQIEWRFEIEARDIGFGLFYRDNSTVETVLEELIPLEKVDTVLAPETGLYQCRKIGTYVILFDNSYSWIRPKELYYTIRILKPNKERYDNL; the protein is encoded by the exons tttaaacACAAAATGGAATCTGAAATAACGCCCTTTCTACGTCAAGATAAATCGCTGTGGTATCggtttttaaaag ctagAGACTTTGAtctgaaaaaagcggaaatcatGTTACGAAAG CATATGTCTGatgttaagaaatttcaaattgatgAGGTGTCCATAAGTTATGATCCACCTgaa ATTTCAAATGTTTTGGATTTGATAAAGACGGATGTCCGGCTCATTATAATTGCATGGGAGGAACAGATCTTAAAG cttgGCAAAGTGCTAACTCAGTTTGTATTCATATTCGATATGAAAGGTTTTAGTTTATATCAGGCCTCAAACAAGGAAG CTCTTGAAGCAATGTATGAAGGTTTCAAATTATTCCAAGACAATTATCCAGAAAGAATTAAGgctatttatgttttaaatg cttctgtgtatttttatattgcatttaatatCATTAAGGCGATTCTTTCAAGAGctgtcatgaaaaaaatttttatttttggagacG aGGGATATAAAGAAGCTCTTTTAGAACAATTTGACGCCGATGTTTTACCCGCTTTCCTGGGAGGAAATAGAACAGATCCTGATGGTAATCCCAACTGTAACACATTT attattcATGACGGAAAAGTTCCTACAGAGATGTATCGGAAAAACCGTAAAAGCAAAAAAGCACTTGCTAATCTTGATGGAGTAAAGAAACTGTCACTAAGTCGATCTTCATATTCCGAAATTCTTATTAACATTCTCGAAGAAGATTCGCAAATTGAATGGCGATTCGAAATTGAAGCAAGGGATATAGGTTTCGGTCTATTTTACAGAGACAATTCTACAGTCGAAACAGTTTTAGAAGAGTTGATTCCATTAGAAAAAGTTGATACTGTACTAGCACCTGAAACAGGTCTATACCAATGCCGAAAAATTGGAACAT atgttattttgtttgataattCTTACAGTTGGATACGTCCAAAAGAACTGTACTACACAATTCGTATCTTGAAGCCTAATAAGGAACGATATGATAATctttaa
- the LOC107445506 gene encoding SEC14-like protein 2 isoform X2 has protein sequence MLRRSKMIEIEDVTEDERKAIEEFKHKMESEITPFLRQDKSLWYRFLKARDFDLKKAEIMLRKHMSDVKKFQIDEVSISYDPPEGIYDYIDFKCFGFDKDGCPAHYNCMGGTDLKGILSAYTILQIYHCVNRYLQESLKMLTEQSKKLGKVLTQFVFIFDMKGFSLYQASNKEALEAMYEGFKLFQDNYPERIKAIYVLNASLYFNIAFNIIKAILSRAVMNKIFIFGEEGYKEALLEQFDADVLPAFLGGNRTDPDGNPNCNTFIIHDGKVPTEMYRKNRKSKKALANLDGVKKLSLSRSSYSEILINILEEDSQIEWRFEIEARDIGFGLFYRDNSTVETVLEELIPLEKVDTVLAPETGLYQCRKIGTYVILFDNSYSWIRPKELYYTIRILKPNKERYDNL, from the exons tttaaacACAAAATGGAATCTGAAATAACGCCCTTTCTACGTCAAGATAAATCGCTGTGGTATCggtttttaaaag ctagAGACTTTGAtctgaaaaaagcggaaatcatGTTACGAAAG CATATGTCTGatgttaagaaatttcaaattgatgAGGTGTCCATAAGTTATGATCCACCTgaa GGCATTTATGATTATATAGATTTCAAATGTTTTGGATTTGATAAAGACGGATGTCCGGCTCATTATAATTGCATGGGAGGAACAGATCTTAAAG gtATTCTTTCCGCCTAtacaatattacaaatttatcatTGTGTAAATCGGTATTTGCAGGAAAGTCTTAAAATGCTAACAGAACAAAGCAAAAAA cttgGCAAAGTGCTAACTCAGTTTGTATTCATATTCGATATGAAAGGTTTTAGTTTATATCAGGCCTCAAACAAGGAAG CTCTTGAAGCAATGTATGAAGGTTTCAAATTATTCCAAGACAATTATCCAGAAAGAATTAAGgctatttatgttttaaatg cttctctgtattttaatattgcatttaatatcATTAAGGCGATTCTTTCAAGAGCTGtcatgaacaaaatttttatctttggtGAAG aGGGATATAAAGAAGCTCTTTTAGAACAATTTGACGCCGATGTTTTACCCGCTTTCCTGGGAGGAAATAGAACAGATCCTGATGGTAATCCCAACTGTAACACATTT attattcATGACGGAAAAGTTCCTACAGAGATGTATCGGAAAAACCGTAAAAGCAAAAAAGCACTTGCTAATCTTGATGGAGTAAAGAAACTGTCACTAAGTCGATCTTCATATTCCGAAATTCTTATTAACATTCTCGAAGAAGATTCGCAAATTGAATGGCGATTCGAAATTGAAGCAAGGGATATAGGTTTCGGTCTATTTTACAGAGACAATTCTACAGTCGAAACAGTTTTAGAAGAGTTGATTCCATTAGAAAAAGTTGATACTGTACTAGCACCTGAAACAGGTCTATACCAATGCCGAAAAATTGGAACAT atgttattttgtttgataattCTTACAGTTGGATACGTCCAAAAGAACTGTACTACACAATTCGTATCTTGAAGCCTAATAAGGAACGATATGATAATctttaa
- the LOC107445506 gene encoding SEC14-like protein 2 isoform X3, whose product MIEIEDVTEDERKAIEEFKHKMESEITPFLRQDKSLWYRFLKARDFDLKKAEIMLRKHMSDVKKFQIDEVSISYDPPEGIYDYIDFKCFGFDKDGCPAHYNCMGGTDLKGILSAYTILQIYHCVNRYLQESLKMLTEQSKKLGKVLTQFVFIFDMKGFSLYQASNKEALEAMYEGFKLFQDNYPERIKAIYVLNASVYFYIAFNIIKAILSRAVMKKIFIFGDEGYKEALLEQFDADVLPAFLGGNRTDPDGNPNCNTFIIHDGKVPTEMYRKNRKSKKALANLDGVKKLSLSRSSYSEILINILEEDSQIEWRFEIEARDIGFGLFYRDNSTVETVLEELIPLEKVDTVLAPETGLYQCRKIGTYVILFDNSYSWIRPKELYYTIRILKPNKERYDNL is encoded by the exons tttaaacACAAAATGGAATCTGAAATAACGCCCTTTCTACGTCAAGATAAATCGCTGTGGTATCggtttttaaaag ctagAGACTTTGAtctgaaaaaagcggaaatcatGTTACGAAAG CATATGTCTGatgttaagaaatttcaaattgatgAGGTGTCCATAAGTTATGATCCACCTgaa GGCATTTATGATTATATAGATTTCAAATGTTTTGGATTTGATAAAGACGGATGTCCGGCTCATTATAATTGCATGGGAGGAACAGATCTTAAAG gtATTCTTTCCGCCTAtacaatattacaaatttatcatTGTGTAAATCGGTATTTGCAGGAAAGTCTTAAAATGCTAACAGAACAAAGCAAAAAA cttgGCAAAGTGCTAACTCAGTTTGTATTCATATTCGATATGAAAGGTTTTAGTTTATATCAGGCCTCAAACAAGGAAG CTCTTGAAGCAATGTATGAAGGTTTCAAATTATTCCAAGACAATTATCCAGAAAGAATTAAGgctatttatgttttaaatg cttctgtgtatttttatattgcatttaatatCATTAAGGCGATTCTTTCAAGAGctgtcatgaaaaaaatttttatttttggagacG aGGGATATAAAGAAGCTCTTTTAGAACAATTTGACGCCGATGTTTTACCCGCTTTCCTGGGAGGAAATAGAACAGATCCTGATGGTAATCCCAACTGTAACACATTT attattcATGACGGAAAAGTTCCTACAGAGATGTATCGGAAAAACCGTAAAAGCAAAAAAGCACTTGCTAATCTTGATGGAGTAAAGAAACTGTCACTAAGTCGATCTTCATATTCCGAAATTCTTATTAACATTCTCGAAGAAGATTCGCAAATTGAATGGCGATTCGAAATTGAAGCAAGGGATATAGGTTTCGGTCTATTTTACAGAGACAATTCTACAGTCGAAACAGTTTTAGAAGAGTTGATTCCATTAGAAAAAGTTGATACTGTACTAGCACCTGAAACAGGTCTATACCAATGCCGAAAAATTGGAACAT atgttattttgtttgataattCTTACAGTTGGATACGTCCAAAAGAACTGTACTACACAATTCGTATCTTGAAGCCTAATAAGGAACGATATGATAATctttaa
- the LOC107445506 gene encoding SEC14-like protein 2 isoform X5 produces the protein MIEIEDVTEDERKAIEEFKHKMESEITPFLRQDKSLWYRFLKARDFDLKKAEIMLRKHMSDVKKFQIDEVSISYDPPEISNVLDLIKTDVRLIIIAWEEQILKESLKMLTEQSKKLGKVLTQFVFIFDMKGFSLYQASNKEALEAMYEGFKLFQDNYPERIKAIYVLNASVYFYIAFNIIKAILSRAVMKKIFIFGDEGYKEALLEQFDADVLPAFLGGNRTDPDGNPNCNTFIIHDGKVPTEMYRKNRKSKKALANLDGVKKLSLSRSSYSEILINILEEDSQIEWRFEIEARDIGFGLFYRDNSTVETVLEELIPLEKVDTVLAPETGLYQCRKIGTYVILFDNSYSWIRPKELYYTIRILKPNKERYDNL, from the exons tttaaacACAAAATGGAATCTGAAATAACGCCCTTTCTACGTCAAGATAAATCGCTGTGGTATCggtttttaaaag ctagAGACTTTGAtctgaaaaaagcggaaatcatGTTACGAAAG CATATGTCTGatgttaagaaatttcaaattgatgAGGTGTCCATAAGTTATGATCCACCTgaa ATTTCAAATGTTTTGGATTTGATAAAGACGGATGTCCGGCTCATTATAATTGCATGGGAGGAACAGATCTTAAAG GAAAGTCTTAAAATGCTAACAGAACAAAGCAAAAAA cttgGCAAAGTGCTAACTCAGTTTGTATTCATATTCGATATGAAAGGTTTTAGTTTATATCAGGCCTCAAACAAGGAAG CTCTTGAAGCAATGTATGAAGGTTTCAAATTATTCCAAGACAATTATCCAGAAAGAATTAAGgctatttatgttttaaatg cttctgtgtatttttatattgcatttaatatCATTAAGGCGATTCTTTCAAGAGctgtcatgaaaaaaatttttatttttggagacG aGGGATATAAAGAAGCTCTTTTAGAACAATTTGACGCCGATGTTTTACCCGCTTTCCTGGGAGGAAATAGAACAGATCCTGATGGTAATCCCAACTGTAACACATTT attattcATGACGGAAAAGTTCCTACAGAGATGTATCGGAAAAACCGTAAAAGCAAAAAAGCACTTGCTAATCTTGATGGAGTAAAGAAACTGTCACTAAGTCGATCTTCATATTCCGAAATTCTTATTAACATTCTCGAAGAAGATTCGCAAATTGAATGGCGATTCGAAATTGAAGCAAGGGATATAGGTTTCGGTCTATTTTACAGAGACAATTCTACAGTCGAAACAGTTTTAGAAGAGTTGATTCCATTAGAAAAAGTTGATACTGTACTAGCACCTGAAACAGGTCTATACCAATGCCGAAAAATTGGAACAT atgttattttgtttgataattCTTACAGTTGGATACGTCCAAAAGAACTGTACTACACAATTCGTATCTTGAAGCCTAATAAGGAACGATATGATAATctttaa
- the LOC107445506 gene encoding SEC14-like protein 2 isoform X8, whose protein sequence is MLRRSKMIEIEDVTEDERKAIEEFKHKMESEITPFLRQDKSLWYRFLKARDFDLKKAEIMLRKHMSDVKKFQIDEVSISYDPPEGIYDYIDFKCFGFDKDGCPAHYNCMGGTDLKALEAMYEGFKLFQDNYPERIKAIYVLNASLYFNIAFNIIKAILSRAVMNKIFIFGEEGYKEALLEQFDADVLPAFLGGNRTDPDGNPNCNTFIIHDGKVPTEMYRKNRKSKKALANLDGVKKLSLSRSSYSEILINILEEDSQIEWRFEIEARDIGFGLFYRDNSTVETVLEELIPLEKVDTVLAPETGLYQCRKIGTYVILFDNSYSWIRPKELYYTIRILKPNKERYDNL, encoded by the exons tttaaacACAAAATGGAATCTGAAATAACGCCCTTTCTACGTCAAGATAAATCGCTGTGGTATCggtttttaaaag ctagAGACTTTGAtctgaaaaaagcggaaatcatGTTACGAAAG CATATGTCTGatgttaagaaatttcaaattgatgAGGTGTCCATAAGTTATGATCCACCTgaa GGCATTTATGATTATATAGATTTCAAATGTTTTGGATTTGATAAAGACGGATGTCCGGCTCATTATAATTGCATGGGAGGAACAGATCTTAAAG CTCTTGAAGCAATGTATGAAGGTTTCAAATTATTCCAAGACAATTATCCAGAAAGAATTAAGgctatttatgttttaaatg cttctctgtattttaatattgcatttaatatcATTAAGGCGATTCTTTCAAGAGCTGtcatgaacaaaatttttatctttggtGAAG aGGGATATAAAGAAGCTCTTTTAGAACAATTTGACGCCGATGTTTTACCCGCTTTCCTGGGAGGAAATAGAACAGATCCTGATGGTAATCCCAACTGTAACACATTT attattcATGACGGAAAAGTTCCTACAGAGATGTATCGGAAAAACCGTAAAAGCAAAAAAGCACTTGCTAATCTTGATGGAGTAAAGAAACTGTCACTAAGTCGATCTTCATATTCCGAAATTCTTATTAACATTCTCGAAGAAGATTCGCAAATTGAATGGCGATTCGAAATTGAAGCAAGGGATATAGGTTTCGGTCTATTTTACAGAGACAATTCTACAGTCGAAACAGTTTTAGAAGAGTTGATTCCATTAGAAAAAGTTGATACTGTACTAGCACCTGAAACAGGTCTATACCAATGCCGAAAAATTGGAACAT atgttattttgtttgataattCTTACAGTTGGATACGTCCAAAAGAACTGTACTACACAATTCGTATCTTGAAGCCTAATAAGGAACGATATGATAATctttaa
- the LOC107445506 gene encoding SEC14-like protein 2 isoform X4 yields the protein MLRRSKMIEIEDVTEDERKAIEEFKHKMESEITPFLRQDKSLWYRFLKARDFDLKKAEIMLRKHMSDVKKFQIDEVSISYDPPEISNVLDLIKTDVRLIIIAWEEQILKESLKMLTEQSKKLGKVLTQFVFIFDMKGFSLYQASNKEALEAMYEGFKLFQDNYPERIKAIYVLNASVYFYIAFNIIKAILSRAVMKKIFIFGDEGYKEALLEQFDADVLPAFLGGNRTDPDGNPNCNTFIIHDGKVPTEMYRKNRKSKKALANLDGVKKLSLSRSSYSEILINILEEDSQIEWRFEIEARDIGFGLFYRDNSTVETVLEELIPLEKVDTVLAPETGLYQCRKIGTYVILFDNSYSWIRPKELYYTIRILKPNKERYDNL from the exons tttaaacACAAAATGGAATCTGAAATAACGCCCTTTCTACGTCAAGATAAATCGCTGTGGTATCggtttttaaaag ctagAGACTTTGAtctgaaaaaagcggaaatcatGTTACGAAAG CATATGTCTGatgttaagaaatttcaaattgatgAGGTGTCCATAAGTTATGATCCACCTgaa ATTTCAAATGTTTTGGATTTGATAAAGACGGATGTCCGGCTCATTATAATTGCATGGGAGGAACAGATCTTAAAG GAAAGTCTTAAAATGCTAACAGAACAAAGCAAAAAA cttgGCAAAGTGCTAACTCAGTTTGTATTCATATTCGATATGAAAGGTTTTAGTTTATATCAGGCCTCAAACAAGGAAG CTCTTGAAGCAATGTATGAAGGTTTCAAATTATTCCAAGACAATTATCCAGAAAGAATTAAGgctatttatgttttaaatg cttctgtgtatttttatattgcatttaatatCATTAAGGCGATTCTTTCAAGAGctgtcatgaaaaaaatttttatttttggagacG aGGGATATAAAGAAGCTCTTTTAGAACAATTTGACGCCGATGTTTTACCCGCTTTCCTGGGAGGAAATAGAACAGATCCTGATGGTAATCCCAACTGTAACACATTT attattcATGACGGAAAAGTTCCTACAGAGATGTATCGGAAAAACCGTAAAAGCAAAAAAGCACTTGCTAATCTTGATGGAGTAAAGAAACTGTCACTAAGTCGATCTTCATATTCCGAAATTCTTATTAACATTCTCGAAGAAGATTCGCAAATTGAATGGCGATTCGAAATTGAAGCAAGGGATATAGGTTTCGGTCTATTTTACAGAGACAATTCTACAGTCGAAACAGTTTTAGAAGAGTTGATTCCATTAGAAAAAGTTGATACTGTACTAGCACCTGAAACAGGTCTATACCAATGCCGAAAAATTGGAACAT atgttattttgtttgataattCTTACAGTTGGATACGTCCAAAAGAACTGTACTACACAATTCGTATCTTGAAGCCTAATAAGGAACGATATGATAATctttaa
- the LOC107445506 gene encoding SEC14-like protein 2 isoform X1, which yields MLRRSKMIEIEDVTEDERKAIEEFKHKMESEITPFLRQDKSLWYRFLKARDFDLKKAEIMLRKHMSDVKKFQIDEVSISYDPPEGIYDYIDFKCFGFDKDGCPAHYNCMGGTDLKGILSAYTILQIYHCVNRYLQESLKMLTEQSKKLGKVLTQFVFIFDMKGFSLYQASNKEALEAMYEGFKLFQDNYPERIKAIYVLNASVYFYIAFNIIKAILSRAVMKKIFIFGDEGYKEALLEQFDADVLPAFLGGNRTDPDGNPNCNTFIIHDGKVPTEMYRKNRKSKKALANLDGVKKLSLSRSSYSEILINILEEDSQIEWRFEIEARDIGFGLFYRDNSTVETVLEELIPLEKVDTVLAPETGLYQCRKIGTYVILFDNSYSWIRPKELYYTIRILKPNKERYDNL from the exons tttaaacACAAAATGGAATCTGAAATAACGCCCTTTCTACGTCAAGATAAATCGCTGTGGTATCggtttttaaaag ctagAGACTTTGAtctgaaaaaagcggaaatcatGTTACGAAAG CATATGTCTGatgttaagaaatttcaaattgatgAGGTGTCCATAAGTTATGATCCACCTgaa GGCATTTATGATTATATAGATTTCAAATGTTTTGGATTTGATAAAGACGGATGTCCGGCTCATTATAATTGCATGGGAGGAACAGATCTTAAAG gtATTCTTTCCGCCTAtacaatattacaaatttatcatTGTGTAAATCGGTATTTGCAGGAAAGTCTTAAAATGCTAACAGAACAAAGCAAAAAA cttgGCAAAGTGCTAACTCAGTTTGTATTCATATTCGATATGAAAGGTTTTAGTTTATATCAGGCCTCAAACAAGGAAG CTCTTGAAGCAATGTATGAAGGTTTCAAATTATTCCAAGACAATTATCCAGAAAGAATTAAGgctatttatgttttaaatg cttctgtgtatttttatattgcatttaatatCATTAAGGCGATTCTTTCAAGAGctgtcatgaaaaaaatttttatttttggagacG aGGGATATAAAGAAGCTCTTTTAGAACAATTTGACGCCGATGTTTTACCCGCTTTCCTGGGAGGAAATAGAACAGATCCTGATGGTAATCCCAACTGTAACACATTT attattcATGACGGAAAAGTTCCTACAGAGATGTATCGGAAAAACCGTAAAAGCAAAAAAGCACTTGCTAATCTTGATGGAGTAAAGAAACTGTCACTAAGTCGATCTTCATATTCCGAAATTCTTATTAACATTCTCGAAGAAGATTCGCAAATTGAATGGCGATTCGAAATTGAAGCAAGGGATATAGGTTTCGGTCTATTTTACAGAGACAATTCTACAGTCGAAACAGTTTTAGAAGAGTTGATTCCATTAGAAAAAGTTGATACTGTACTAGCACCTGAAACAGGTCTATACCAATGCCGAAAAATTGGAACAT atgttattttgtttgataattCTTACAGTTGGATACGTCCAAAAGAACTGTACTACACAATTCGTATCTTGAAGCCTAATAAGGAACGATATGATAATctttaa